A single genomic interval of Candidatus Omnitrophota bacterium harbors:
- a CDS encoding sugar transferase, with protein sequence MPKKGAPKGPLWKFLIIDAIVVPSALALSFLVRFQEFRPENSAIYLKLILPILLIRLGSLMVFRLYNFSRSLTSFDVLYITGASMLSAHAIEYLTILYSGKYLFPSYEISQSIVALNYLFSWAGVALWRILYLERRRRWAYDRTRILIVGAGALGESVQRDIQQYSRLGHEVVGLVDDDIESRANGSPTLGKMSDLRQLVEQHRIDEIIVTSQIANRQELLDIISACQATGCKTRLLPELYEVTIGQVEIEQVAGIPLINVDSGSLSDWGVFVKRTIDIAASAITLLFLSILSPFIAIAIKTSSPGPLFYRQERIGKDGKYFTLYKFRTMYIDAETETGPVLSWEEDPRVTPVGRFLRRWHLDETPQLINVLRGEMSLVGPRPERPHFAQRFEEEIPAYRLRESVRPGMTGLAQIHGFYNSPVEHKLRYDLAYINNMSILLDLKILFLTLWETLPGHRKEA encoded by the coding sequence ATGCCGAAAAAAGGCGCCCCCAAAGGCCCATTGTGGAAATTTTTGATAATAGACGCGATCGTCGTACCCTCCGCTCTCGCCTTATCGTTTCTGGTCCGGTTTCAAGAATTTCGTCCCGAAAACAGTGCGATTTATCTTAAATTAATCCTGCCGATCCTTCTCATCCGCCTCGGTTCGCTGATGGTTTTCCGATTATACAACTTCAGCCGCAGCCTCACGAGTTTCGATGTTCTTTATATTACAGGCGCATCGATGCTCTCAGCCCACGCCATCGAGTATCTGACGATTCTCTACTCGGGGAAATATCTCTTCCCTTCCTATGAAATATCTCAATCCATCGTCGCCTTGAATTATTTATTCAGTTGGGCGGGCGTCGCTCTATGGCGCATCTTGTATTTGGAAAGACGCAGGCGTTGGGCTTACGACCGCACCCGGATTCTCATCGTGGGAGCGGGAGCGTTGGGCGAAAGCGTGCAACGCGACATTCAACAGTATTCGAGATTAGGTCACGAAGTCGTGGGTTTGGTGGACGACGATATCGAAAGCCGGGCGAACGGTTCTCCCACTCTGGGAAAAATGAGCGACTTGCGCCAACTTGTGGAACAGCATCGGATCGACGAAATCATCGTCACCAGCCAGATAGCAAACCGCCAGGAATTGTTGGACATCATCTCCGCCTGCCAGGCGACGGGATGTAAAACGCGGCTGCTTCCCGAACTGTACGAAGTGACCATCGGACAGGTGGAAATCGAACAGGTGGCGGGCATCCCGCTTATTAACGTGGATTCGGGATCGTTGAGCGATTGGGGCGTTTTCGTCAAGCGGACGATCGACATCGCCGCATCCGCCATTACGCTCCTTTTTCTCTCGATTTTGTCTCCCTTCATCGCCATCGCCATCAAAACCAGCAGTCCGGGACCTCTTTTTTATCGGCAGGAACGGATCGGGAAAGATGGAAAATACTTCACTCTTTACAAATTTCGCACAATGTACATAGACGCCGAAACGGAAACCGGACCGGTCTTATCCTGGGAGGAAGACCCTCGCGTCACGCCTGTGGGACGTTTTTTGCGGCGCTGGCATTTGGACGAAACGCCCCAGCTGATCAATGTGTTGCGCGGTGAAATGAGCCTGGTGGGACCGCGGCCGGAACGTCCTCATTTCGCCCAGCGCTTCGAAGAAGAGATTCCCGCCTACCGTCTGCGGGAATCGGTGCGGCCGGGCATGACGGGATTGGCGCAAATTCACGGCTTCTACAATTCCCCCGTCGAGCATAAGCTTCGGTACGATCTCGCCTATATCAACAACATGTCTATTCTGCTCGATTTAAAAATTCTGTTTCTTACGTTATGGGAGACGCTGCCGGGACATCGTAAGGAGGCGTAA
- a CDS encoding YfhO family protein — MMNQDSLPSAPALTKTDGWFILLLAFLAVMFHYPIVFQGHLPLDEDSLLFFYPLRLLHADPFVGLWDPYLFCGYSRDDNPQSQLLYWPNFIMKIFPSPFGCGLLLIGHFMLGGGLMLLLLRGLGLQPPAAFFGALAFLLSAFWRCKIANMGLLEGVSWLPGLLYFYLSALERRKWAPCLPAAFFLSMTILAGVPHTAAYAFLFLAILSIFYGGRRSSSLFAAGALILTAGASILLTVGMWLPALLNVGETLRGRLDYAEAMAGSLDWRQLWKSFFGGLSQQEISRCDPWEGTCYIGITALFFIPAGWKRVSSPLRYGLASAAALAVLLTLGDDGILSRWLYDWLPGWDRFNLPNRSLLMAAIALPIFSAYGFQAWTEDSEKSRRVYYFLWAATLICLSVYLLAAAFDPWVWRTTVHSAMTKTFIPDSLSDGRWAFLMFCFWAALTGFVLLALYAKKIRPGLANCLLCLLLIAQSMQYGQRLFLQTAAPDFFDPPASVQNIQKKTTPKELHRVCGFAPFIDVGSDVRVKWIRPALMHRLSDVYRLYDVQGYDPAAPRRYAELLRAWGGQSPASDPNRTVRLKTLPPALLNLLGVRYAIGYPHYESLYTGRSDQAGPCHLETAPAEPITAEAIQFRWLMAGALGLAQGSEAGRVRILRASQAVETFPIRVGVDIANYVLENARHRPAGEYRWFPIPSERGYTQVRQYLAYYPFSATREVDRVAVEFDAPVRYSLFEIALMTEDKNGLVLSPEKGELPIYENPSAFPAVYLTRNLFWYENADEIIAGSNQRQPGEEIPAFLHKGDEIVMEKSPLQTEQSAENAVEFTRPDSDRFFIHVKAKYDGLLVVTENYSPSWRANVDGKPSPIVRANYAFMALPVASGEHTIQLIYSPRPYYIGCAISAAALTVLLLLMTLSARDWLKPASHRTSWSEFKEIYETARHSAD; from the coding sequence ATGATGAATCAAGATTCGCTTCCATCGGCGCCAGCCTTAACGAAAACGGATGGCTGGTTTATTTTGTTACTGGCTTTTTTGGCGGTAATGTTTCATTATCCGATCGTTTTTCAGGGACATCTTCCTCTGGATGAAGATTCGCTTCTTTTCTTTTATCCTCTTCGCTTATTGCACGCCGATCCCTTTGTTGGTTTATGGGACCCTTATTTATTCTGCGGTTATTCCCGCGACGACAATCCGCAATCCCAACTCTTATATTGGCCCAATTTCATCATGAAGATTTTTCCTTCGCCCTTTGGGTGCGGTTTATTGTTGATCGGCCATTTTATGCTGGGGGGCGGATTGATGCTCCTTTTGCTGAGAGGATTGGGATTACAGCCGCCAGCGGCGTTTTTCGGCGCATTGGCGTTTCTTCTGAGCGCGTTTTGGCGGTGCAAGATTGCGAATATGGGATTGCTCGAAGGCGTCAGTTGGCTTCCGGGATTGCTTTATTTCTATCTTTCCGCCCTGGAAAGGAGAAAGTGGGCGCCATGTTTGCCCGCGGCATTCTTTTTATCCATGACGATCCTGGCGGGCGTTCCCCACACGGCGGCTTATGCTTTTCTGTTTCTGGCGATTCTTTCGATTTTTTACGGCGGACGCCGATCGTCTTCTCTTTTTGCGGCCGGCGCGTTGATCCTCACGGCGGGAGCGTCCATTCTGCTGACAGTTGGGATGTGGCTGCCCGCGCTTCTCAACGTTGGCGAGACGCTGCGCGGACGATTGGATTACGCCGAGGCGATGGCGGGTTCACTGGATTGGCGCCAATTATGGAAATCGTTTTTCGGCGGCCTTTCGCAGCAGGAAATTTCCCGATGCGATCCTTGGGAAGGGACCTGTTATATCGGAATCACGGCTCTTTTCTTCATCCCGGCGGGATGGAAGCGCGTTTCTTCACCATTGCGTTATGGATTGGCTTCCGCCGCGGCGTTGGCGGTTCTCTTGACCTTGGGAGACGACGGTATTCTCTCCCGCTGGCTTTACGATTGGCTTCCCGGCTGGGATCGGTTCAACTTACCCAACCGTTCGCTGCTCATGGCGGCTATCGCGCTTCCTATCTTTTCCGCCTATGGCTTTCAGGCATGGACGGAAGATTCGGAGAAATCCCGCCGCGTCTATTATTTCTTATGGGCGGCAACGTTGATATGTTTATCCGTCTATCTTCTCGCGGCGGCATTCGATCCTTGGGTATGGCGGACGACGGTTCATTCCGCCATGACGAAAACCTTCATTCCCGACTCGCTCTCCGACGGACGATGGGCTTTTCTGATGTTTTGTTTCTGGGCGGCATTGACCGGCTTCGTTCTTCTCGCCCTATATGCCAAAAAAATCCGGCCGGGCTTGGCGAATTGTCTTTTATGTCTATTACTGATCGCCCAATCGATGCAATACGGCCAGCGTCTTTTTTTGCAAACCGCGGCGCCCGATTTCTTCGATCCCCCCGCGAGCGTACAAAACATTCAAAAGAAAACGACGCCGAAGGAGTTGCATCGCGTATGCGGCTTTGCTCCCTTCATCGATGTGGGAAGCGACGTGCGCGTGAAATGGATACGTCCCGCCCTCATGCACCGCCTTTCCGATGTTTACCGGCTTTATGACGTTCAAGGCTACGATCCCGCCGCTCCCCGACGTTACGCCGAACTCCTGCGCGCCTGGGGGGGGCAATCCCCCGCCTCGGATCCGAATCGTACGGTGCGGCTGAAGACGCTGCCCCCCGCTTTGCTGAATTTGTTGGGAGTGCGGTATGCGATCGGTTATCCCCACTACGAATCGCTTTATACGGGCCGTAGCGATCAGGCCGGTCCCTGCCATTTGGAAACCGCTCCCGCCGAACCTATCACGGCGGAGGCGATTCAATTCCGTTGGCTGATGGCGGGCGCTTTGGGCTTGGCTCAAGGCTCCGAAGCGGGCCGCGTCCGCATCCTGCGCGCCAGCCAGGCGGTGGAAACGTTTCCCATCCGCGTGGGCGTGGATATCGCCAATTATGTTTTGGAGAACGCCCGGCATCGCCCCGCCGGCGAATACCGCTGGTTTCCCATACCCAGCGAGCGGGGTTATACGCAGGTGCGGCAATATCTAGCCTATTATCCTTTCAGCGCCACACGGGAAGTCGATCGCGTCGCCGTGGAATTCGACGCTCCCGTCCGTTATTCTCTCTTTGAAATCGCTCTCATGACGGAAGATAAAAATGGACTTGTCCTTTCCCCCGAAAAGGGCGAGTTGCCAATCTATGAAAATCCATCCGCTTTTCCCGCTGTCTACTTGACCCGCAATCTTTTTTGGTATGAAAACGCGGATGAAATTATCGCCGGATCGAACCAGCGCCAGCCGGGAGAGGAAATCCCGGCGTTCTTGCATAAGGGCGATGAGATCGTCATGGAAAAGTCTCCCTTGCAAACGGAACAATCCGCCGAAAACGCCGTCGAATTCACCCGTCCAGATTCCGACCGTTTCTTTATTCATGTCAAGGCGAAATACGACGGCCTTCTGGTCGTTACGGAGAATTATTCGCCCTCTTGGCGGGCGAACGTCGACGGCAAGCCTTCTCCCATCGTCCGCGCCAATTACGCTTTCATGGCGTTGCCGGTAGCCAGCGGCGAGCATACGATTCAATTGATATACTCGCCTCGGCCCTATTACATCGGATGCGCCATCAGCGCGGCGGCGTTGACGGTTTTGCTTTTGTTGATGACTCTATCCGCACGGGATTGGTTAAAGCCCGCCTCGCATAGAACCTCATGGAGCGAGTTCAAAGAAATTTATGAAACTGCCCGGCATTCCGCCGATTGA
- a CDS encoding M20 family metallopeptidase, protein MIDGKIRKNIRQYLQSQRKEMIEWTQRLCAFATENPPGRDYAPCVDFLDAEARSAGLKTKIIRVPLAIQKQLAPPETWDYPRLNLIARWNVRASQTLHFNGHYDVVPVSSDWKTDPYAPVVKSKKLYGRGTSDMKGCLAAMIYAVKALRTCGLQPAWNLELSFTCDEEIGGECGAGYIVKNKIVRPDAAVVCEGGSEDLIAYGHRGVFWADATVFGVSGHGSTPSSGVNAFEKGMRLAERFRAMHERVSDRQSAYVMSNPEYKHPSLTMGGLAEGGAKVNTIPDRFHFTIDRRLIPEENIAQVQSEFEAEIREMKKEDKRFKAKLETIEGFNAGITNPNSSICKIAQEAVSGVLGREAKLLLFGAFTDLHFFTNQGRCPTIGYGVSGNGIHSSREYLDIPSLVDTAAVYAEIALRMPR, encoded by the coding sequence ATGATCGACGGCAAGATTCGGAAAAACATCCGGCAGTATCTGCAATCGCAACGGAAGGAAATGATCGAATGGACGCAGCGGTTGTGCGCTTTTGCGACGGAGAATCCTCCCGGCCGGGATTACGCGCCCTGCGTGGATTTTCTCGACGCCGAGGCGCGTTCGGCAGGATTGAAAACGAAAATAATAAGAGTCCCCTTGGCGATCCAAAAACAACTGGCGCCGCCGGAAACGTGGGATTATCCACGGCTTAATCTGATCGCCCGCTGGAACGTTCGCGCTTCCCAAACGCTGCACTTCAACGGCCATTACGACGTAGTGCCAGTCTCTAGCGATTGGAAGACCGATCCTTATGCGCCTGTAGTCAAAAGTAAAAAACTCTACGGACGGGGAACCAGCGATATGAAGGGATGCCTGGCCGCCATGATCTACGCCGTCAAGGCGTTGAGAACCTGTGGCTTGCAGCCCGCCTGGAACCTGGAACTTTCCTTCACTTGCGACGAGGAGATCGGCGGCGAATGCGGCGCGGGCTATATCGTGAAAAATAAAATCGTACGCCCCGACGCCGCCGTCGTCTGTGAGGGGGGATCGGAAGACCTCATCGCTTACGGCCATCGCGGCGTTTTTTGGGCGGATGCGACGGTTTTCGGAGTCTCGGGCCACGGCTCCACGCCCAGCAGCGGCGTCAACGCTTTCGAAAAGGGGATGCGATTGGCCGAGCGTTTCCGCGCCATGCACGAGAGAGTCTCCGACCGCCAATCGGCTTATGTCATGAGCAATCCGGAATACAAACATCCCAGCCTGACGATGGGCGGGCTCGCTGAAGGCGGCGCGAAAGTGAATACGATTCCCGACCGCTTCCACTTTACCATCGACCGCCGCCTGATTCCTGAAGAGAACATCGCTCAAGTCCAAAGCGAATTCGAAGCCGAGATACGAGAGATGAAAAAAGAAGACAAACGATTCAAAGCCAAACTGGAAACGATCGAAGGATTCAACGCCGGCATCACCAATCCCAACTCTTCGATATGCAAAATCGCTCAAGAAGCTGTCAGCGGCGTCCTTGGCCGGGAAGCGAAATTGCTTCTCTTCGGCGCTTTCACCGATTTGCACTTTTTCACCAACCAGGGCCGATGCCCGACCATAGGCTATGGCGTCAGCGGAAACGGCATTCATAGCAGCCGCGAATATCTCGATATCCCATCTCTGGTTGATACGGCCGCCGTCTACGCCGAAATCGCGCTGAGAATGCCGCGATAG
- a CDS encoding putative sulfate exporter family transporter — MEENKLGISEDWLAVWIGLFIFLLSLGVFADVDLLGWVITTSIWTDITKALKPVSANYAWLGAIPSLIATYVFLVAVLSIGAIALKAKLSKFIYGFTAIFFISYLCWIVGSWAYIAVTTSADMQKFGISWALKMTSEAGFIVALLMGLVVGNFFPSFADSIKEAVKPELYIKTAIVILGGFIGITAVEKLGLATAVMFRGLCAIIEAYLIYWAVVYYVARKYFKFSREWAAPLASGISICGVSAAIATGSAIRARPVIPIMVSSLVVIFAVVELLFLPFVAQHFLYQEPMVAGAWMGLAVKTDGAAVASGAVTDALIRAQALAADGINYQEGWIMGAATTVKVFIDIFIGIWAFILAIIWCTVIESKPGEKVRIGEIWQRFPKFVIGYVVTFLVILLIGMNFPDLTNKTKAAMGESNVLRGIFFTMTFFTIGVVSHFKKLWEEGIGKLAAVYILCLFGFIIWIGLFISWLFFHGVKPPVVG; from the coding sequence ATGGAGGAGAATAAGTTAGGAATTAGCGAAGACTGGTTAGCGGTATGGATTGGATTATTTATCTTCCTTCTTTCCTTGGGAGTCTTTGCCGATGTCGATCTTCTGGGATGGGTTATTACAACTTCCATCTGGACCGATATCACAAAGGCTTTGAAACCCGTATCCGCCAACTATGCCTGGCTCGGAGCGATCCCATCCCTTATCGCCACTTATGTTTTCTTGGTGGCAGTATTATCCATAGGCGCAATAGCTTTAAAAGCTAAACTAAGCAAATTTATCTATGGCTTTACAGCTATATTTTTTATTAGTTATCTATGTTGGATCGTTGGCAGTTGGGCCTATATTGCAGTAACGACGTCCGCCGATATGCAGAAATTCGGCATTTCCTGGGCGTTGAAAATGACTTCCGAAGCCGGATTTATTGTGGCTCTTCTCATGGGATTAGTGGTAGGCAACTTTTTTCCGAGTTTCGCCGATTCCATCAAGGAAGCTGTAAAACCCGAACTATACATCAAAACGGCCATTGTTATTCTCGGCGGCTTCATCGGCATTACGGCGGTGGAAAAACTTGGATTAGCGACGGCTGTTATGTTCCGCGGGTTATGCGCGATCATTGAAGCTTATTTGATTTACTGGGCGGTGGTGTACTATGTTGCGCGCAAATACTTCAAATTCAGCCGGGAGTGGGCTGCTCCTTTGGCGTCGGGAATTTCCATCTGCGGAGTATCCGCGGCCATCGCCACCGGAAGCGCCATCCGCGCGCGCCCTGTGATTCCCATTATGGTTTCTTCGCTGGTTGTGATCTTTGCGGTTGTCGAGTTATTGTTCCTTCCCTTCGTGGCGCAGCATTTTCTTTACCAGGAGCCCATGGTGGCGGGAGCATGGATGGGTCTCGCCGTCAAAACCGATGGCGCCGCCGTGGCCAGCGGCGCTGTAACCGATGCTCTAATTAGGGCGCAGGCGCTTGCCGCCGATGGAATTAATTACCAAGAAGGTTGGATCATGGGCGCCGCTACGACGGTGAAAGTATTTATCGATATCTTCATCGGCATTTGGGCTTTCATCCTGGCTATTATTTGGTGCACCGTTATCGAAAGCAAGCCGGGGGAAAAAGTCAGAATCGGTGAAATCTGGCAGCGATTCCCCAAATTCGTCATAGGGTATGTCGTAACATTTTTAGTCATTCTTTTGATCGGAATGAATTTTCCCGATCTAACAAACAAAACCAAAGCGGCCATGGGCGAGAGCAATGTCTTGCGAGGGATTTTCTTTACCATGACCTTTTTTACGATCGGCGTTGTTTCTCATTTCAAAAAATTGTGGGAGGAGGGTATAGGAAAACTAGCCGCCGTTTATATTCTATGCCTTTTTGGCTTCATCATTTGGATCGGGCTGTTCATATCCTGGCTGTTCTTCCATGGAGTGAAACCCCCGGTGGTAGGATAA
- a CDS encoding cation:proton antiporter, whose product MRGGRGFPSGVSGDDIHGSREHLDISSLADTAAVYAKIAKKMPRWRLFWNNRLTMELPFLKDLFVLFGLSMAALYGCSLIRIPSLVGFLLTGMAAGPFGMKWIEQVHEVEALAEFGVILLLFAIGIEFSIEHIARMKRTVLLGGSIQVLLTIFLAYLAASQWGLPFGQAIFIGFLLSLSSTAIVLKIFLDKAEIASPHSGAALSILIFQDIVIVPMILAVPLLAGGEEHSAPAIVWTMLKGLFIIAAVFLSARYWMPALLFQIAKTRIKELFLLTVITFCLGVAWLTSSLGLSLGLGAFLAGLIISESEYSLHALGGILPFRELFLSFFFISVGMLLNLHYFFANLLFLAALTFLVMGIKSVIGFFSILLAGLPLRVSILAGLAVSQIGEFSFVLSQAGMNSQIITETNYQIFLAVAILSMMMTPFMMEKSPKLAQFALRLPLPEIIKSGLGRQDWEAVQAENQEKKDHLIIVGFGLIGKNLARAARMADIPYVVVEMNPETVKRERAGGEPIFYGDAAQTAVLEHAGVKAARILAIVIADPAAARRITSLAREKNPSLFIVVRTRFLSEMKPLIDLGADEVIPEEYETSIEIFTRVLTKYLVSRDRIDRFVHEIRSGGYEMLRQLQPVKISMSDVHFHLSEMEIAVIRLSPSSPLLDRTLAQSEIRKKHGATLVAIRRGGKLYANPSIDMVFQLEDELILLGKPEQISDFNALIEHRFPQRF is encoded by the coding sequence TTGAGGGGAGGACGAGGCTTCCCCAGCGGCGTTAGCGGAGACGACATCCATGGCAGCCGCGAACATCTCGACATCTCATCCCTTGCGGATACAGCCGCTGTTTACGCCAAAATCGCCAAGAAAATGCCTCGCTGGAGGCTTTTCTGGAATAATCGTCTAACTATGGAACTCCCTTTCCTCAAAGACCTTTTCGTCCTCTTCGGCTTATCGATGGCGGCATTGTATGGATGCAGCCTGATTCGCATTCCCAGTCTTGTCGGATTTCTTTTGACCGGCATGGCGGCGGGACCGTTTGGCATGAAATGGATCGAGCAGGTTCACGAAGTGGAAGCGCTGGCGGAATTCGGCGTTATTCTTCTCCTTTTCGCCATCGGCATAGAATTTTCCATTGAGCATATTGCGCGAATGAAGCGAACTGTTTTGTTGGGCGGTTCCATCCAAGTTTTACTTACGATTTTTTTGGCGTATCTGGCCGCCAGCCAATGGGGGTTGCCTTTCGGGCAAGCGATTTTTATCGGCTTTCTTCTATCGTTAAGTAGTACGGCCATCGTTTTGAAAATCTTCTTGGATAAAGCGGAAATCGCGTCCCCTCATAGCGGGGCGGCGCTCTCGATTCTTATTTTTCAAGATATTGTCATCGTGCCCATGATATTGGCTGTTCCACTTTTAGCGGGAGGAGAAGAACATTCCGCCCCCGCCATTGTTTGGACGATGCTGAAAGGTTTGTTCATAATCGCCGCCGTTTTCTTAAGCGCCCGCTATTGGATGCCCGCGTTATTGTTCCAGATCGCCAAAACGCGCATCAAAGAACTCTTTCTGCTGACCGTCATCACGTTTTGTTTGGGCGTCGCTTGGCTGACTTCCAGTTTGGGGCTCTCTCTTGGTTTGGGCGCATTCCTCGCCGGACTCATCATTTCCGAGTCGGAATACAGCCTTCACGCTCTGGGCGGGATATTGCCTTTTCGGGAACTTTTTCTCAGTTTCTTTTTTATCTCCGTAGGAATGCTGTTAAATCTCCATTATTTCTTTGCGAATCTTCTTTTCCTTGCGGCATTGACATTTCTCGTAATGGGAATTAAAAGCGTCATCGGCTTTTTCTCGATACTCTTGGCAGGATTGCCGCTGCGCGTATCCATCCTCGCGGGATTGGCTGTTTCTCAGATTGGAGAATTTTCATTTGTTCTTTCGCAGGCGGGGATGAACAGCCAAATAATAACGGAAACAAACTATCAAATATTTCTTGCCGTCGCTATTCTCTCCATGATGATGACGCCCTTCATGATGGAGAAATCTCCGAAATTAGCCCAATTCGCTTTAAGGCTCCCTCTTCCCGAAATAATCAAAAGCGGGCTTGGCCGACAAGATTGGGAAGCCGTTCAAGCTGAGAACCAAGAAAAGAAAGATCATTTGATTATTGTTGGTTTCGGCCTTATCGGCAAAAATTTGGCGCGGGCGGCGCGAATGGCGGATATCCCTTACGTCGTCGTTGAAATGAATCCCGAAACCGTTAAAAGAGAACGCGCAGGGGGCGAACCGATATTCTATGGCGATGCGGCGCAGACCGCCGTCCTCGAACATGCGGGAGTGAAGGCGGCGCGAATTCTCGCCATCGTCATCGCCGATCCCGCCGCCGCGCGACGCATAACGAGCCTTGCCCGAGAAAAAAATCCTTCTCTCTTTATTGTCGTTCGCACCCGGTTCTTGTCGGAAATGAAGCCGTTGATCGATCTCGGCGCCGATGAGGTTATTCCCGAAGAATACGAAACGTCGATCGAAATCTTCACTCGCGTGTTGACGAAATATCTTGTATCGAGAGACCGCATCGACCGCTTCGTCCACGAAATCCGCTCCGGCGGCTATGAAATGCTGCGGCAATTGCAACCCGTGAAAATATCGATGAGCGACGTCCATTTCCATCTCTCGGAAATGGAGATCGCCGTCATTAGACTCTCTCCCTCTTCTCCCTTGCTGGATCGAACTCTGGCGCAATCGGAAATTAGAAAGAAACACGGCGCAACACTTGTCGCTATTCGGCGAGGAGGGAAATTGTACGCCAATCCTTCGATCGATATGGTTTTTCAATTGGAAGACGAACTGATTCTCCTCGGCAAGCCGGAACAAATATCCGATTTTAACGCTTTGATTGAACACCGATTTCCACAGCGTTTTTAA
- a CDS encoding transposase: MNLADLFTRNLSPRQKQYEAVRAVAFSEGTLAEIAARFGYTPSSLRVLVHRVASGKQALFPDVKRGPQKPQTSPDAAGLAIRLRRRKRWNSQEIAEELGRSGFSISARTVERILAEAGFPKLRRRTDRERGISKKGVLIAPRSGPLDFATLQPFHAECQVAGVFFFLPYILESGILDIVKQCSLPHSSDIGSQQAALSMLLLKLIGNERLSHIQPYDADRGFGVFAGLNALPKPAYMGSYSCRTDAATLLQFQREIIARFRDRYPALYPGQTINLDFHSIPHFGEESEMEPVWCGSRGKAMKGAHTFFAQDGISDSLLYTRADIQRREACEEIKSFVDYWLQVKGIVDETLVFDSKLTRYEILHELDKDNIKFITLRIRSQKLIEEALRLPEAEWEKVYLPIPKRKYKHVKAHQSQVALLPGEKPFRQIIVKDHGRSEPTFILTNRDQMKLVDILTIYAKRWHIENKLAELVDFFSLNRLSSPILIRIHFDVLWTMIADTLYHIFAQELRRFDKCRSRKIFRHFIDMPGQVVFDGKSFIVKIRKHAATPILMGIEKLKSDIAVPWLDNKPLRIVWTP, translated from the coding sequence ATGAATTTAGCCGATCTTTTCACCCGCAATCTTTCGCCTCGGCAAAAACAGTACGAAGCGGTTCGCGCCGTCGCTTTTAGCGAAGGAACGTTGGCCGAGATCGCCGCTCGCTTCGGCTACACCCCTTCGTCTCTGCGGGTGTTGGTCCATCGCGTCGCGTCGGGAAAGCAGGCGCTCTTTCCCGACGTCAAGCGCGGGCCGCAAAAACCGCAAACCTCTCCGGACGCCGCCGGCCTCGCGATTCGATTGCGGCGGCGAAAACGCTGGAATTCCCAAGAAATCGCCGAAGAATTGGGCCGGTCGGGTTTCTCCATCAGCGCCCGCACCGTGGAGCGGATTCTGGCGGAAGCGGGATTTCCAAAACTGCGCCGCCGCACCGATCGCGAACGAGGAATCAGCAAAAAGGGCGTTCTGATCGCGCCCCGATCCGGTCCTCTGGATTTTGCCACGCTCCAACCTTTTCACGCCGAATGCCAGGTGGCCGGGGTGTTTTTCTTTCTGCCCTATATTTTGGAATCGGGAATCCTCGACATCGTCAAGCAGTGCTCGCTGCCCCACTCCTCGGACATTGGCAGCCAACAAGCCGCCTTGTCCATGCTTCTGCTCAAACTCATCGGCAACGAACGGCTGAGCCATATCCAGCCCTACGATGCGGATCGGGGATTCGGCGTGTTCGCCGGGTTGAACGCGCTGCCCAAGCCCGCCTATATGGGTTCCTATTCCTGCCGCACCGACGCGGCGACTCTCCTGCAGTTTCAGCGGGAAATCATCGCCCGCTTTCGCGACCGCTATCCCGCTCTGTATCCCGGCCAAACCATCAATCTGGATTTTCATTCCATTCCCCATTTCGGGGAGGAATCGGAAATGGAGCCGGTCTGGTGTGGCAGCCGGGGCAAGGCGATGAAAGGCGCTCATACCTTTTTCGCGCAGGATGGAATCAGCGATTCCTTGTTGTATACGCGCGCCGATATCCAGCGCCGGGAGGCGTGCGAAGAGATCAAATCGTTTGTGGACTACTGGCTTCAGGTGAAAGGGATCGTGGATGAGACATTGGTATTCGACTCGAAATTAACGCGGTATGAGATTCTCCATGAACTCGACAAGGACAACATCAAGTTCATTACCTTGAGAATTCGCAGCCAAAAACTGATCGAGGAGGCGTTGCGTCTTCCGGAAGCGGAGTGGGAGAAGGTCTACCTGCCGATTCCCAAACGGAAATACAAGCATGTGAAAGCGCATCAGAGTCAAGTCGCGCTCCTTCCCGGCGAAAAACCCTTCCGGCAAATCATCGTCAAGGATCATGGGCGCAGCGAACCGACGTTTATTCTCACCAATCGGGACCAGATGAAACTCGTCGACATTTTGACGATCTACGCCAAGCGGTGGCATATCGAAAACAAACTCGCCGAATTGGTCGACTTTTTCAGTTTGAACCGGCTCTCTTCCCCCATTTTGATTCGGATTCACTTCGACGTCTTATGGACGATGATTGCCGATACGTTGTATCATATCTTTGCGCAGGAGCTGCGGCGGTTTGACAAATGCCGCTCCCGTAAGATCTTTCGCCACTTTATCGATATGCCGGGGCAAGTCGTTTTCGATGGAAAATCTTTTATAGTCAAAATTCGCAAACACGCCGCCACTCCGATTCTGATGGGGATCGAAAAACTGAAATCCGACATCGCAGTCCCCTGGCTCGATAACAAGCCGCTAAGGATCGTTTGGACTCCCTAA